One Chanodichthys erythropterus isolate Z2021 chromosome 10, ASM2448905v1, whole genome shotgun sequence DNA segment encodes these proteins:
- the LOC137028822 gene encoding leucine-rich repeat transmembrane neuronal protein 4 isoform X2: MGFAMRHRWFMVPLLMQAWLSATPCFGERPCPRSCRCDGKIVYCESSAFRDVPKNLSGGCQGLSLRYNSLASLKAGQFVGLNQLIWLYLDHNYIANVDARAFQGIRRLKELILSSNKITLLHNTTFHLVPNLRNLDLSYNKLQALQPGQFQGLRKLLSLHMRSNSLKNLPSRLFQDCRNLEFLDLGYNRLRSITRNSMSGLLKLTELHIEHNQFSKINFFNFPRFYNLRALYLQWNRIRTMSEGLTWTWTSLQKLDLSGNDLQEIDAEVYRAMPNLQTLNLDSNKLVNVSQEAVDAWTSLTAISLAGNMWDCGPVVCPLVAWLRTFRGNKEINMICASPKEVQGEKVMDAVDANRVCMIPPATPSTVIAPSTPFVAFAQPPASSFIPTLKSGDSRGGQGTSLEGTTSSAPSQPAVPPPEQDFEPVSFHKIVAGSVALFLSVAMILLVIYVSWKRYPSSVKQLQENSAAARKRRKKSRETERTLSTPLQEYYVDYKPNNTEGTDVLVNGTGPCTYTISGSRECERGFDRSREAQRAGDWRQGQPIPPFHSHLAPSPSTVQPR; encoded by the exons ATGG GCTTTGCCATGAGGCACCGCTGGTTCATGGTGCCACTGCTAATGCAGGCATGGCTCTCTGCCACCCCTTGCTTTGGTGAGCGACCTTGCCCTCGGAGCTGCCGATGTGATGGAAAGATTGTATACTGTGAGTCTAGTGCATTCCGTGATGTTCCCAAGAACCTCTCTGGTGGCTGTCAAGGCCTGTCCCTGCGGTATAACAGCTTGGCAAGCCTAAAGGCTGGACAATTTGTTGGCCTCAACCAGCTCATTTGGCTGTACCTGGACCACAACTACATTGCCAATGTGGATGCACGTGCTTTTCAAGGGATACGGAGGCTCAAAGAGCTAATATTGAGCTCCAACAAGATAACACTTCTTCATAACACCACATTTCACCTGGTACCAAACTTGAGAAACCTGGACCTTTCTTATAACAAGCTACAAGCTCTGCAGCCAGGGCAGTTCCAGGGACTGCGTAAGCTACTCAGTTTGCACATGCGCTCCAACTCCCTTAAGAATCTCCCCTCTCGTCTTTTTCAGGACTGCCGTAATCTTGAGTTCCTTGACCTTGGCTACAACCGTCTGCGCAGCATTACTCGCAATTCAATGTCTGGCCTGCTGAAGCTAACTGAGCTGCATATTGAGCATAACCAGTTCTCCAAAATCAACTTTTTCAACTTCCCACGCTTCTATAATTTGCGTGCTCTTTACCTACAGTGGAACCGCATTAGAACCATGAGTGAAGGCCTTACGTGGACCTGGACATCACTGCAGAAGCTAGACCTTTCAGGAAATGACCTGCAGGAGATAGATGCAGAAGTGTACCGGGCCATGCCGAATCTGCAGACACTTAACCTGGATTCAAACAAGCTTGTCAATGTGTCTCAAGAAGCTGTGGATGCTTGGACCTCTCTGACTGCAATTAGTCTGGCAGGAAACATGTGGGACTGTGGGCCAGTTGTGTGTCCACTAGTGGCCTGGCTGAGAACCTTCCGTGGAAACAAAGAGATTAATATGATTTGTGCATCTCCCAAAGAAGTTCAGGGGGAAAAGGTTATGGATGCAGTTGATGCCAATAGAGTTTGCATGATTCCCCCTGCTACGCCATCAACCGTAATTGCACCCTCTACCCCTTTTGTCGCCTTTGCACAGCCCCCAGCCAGCTCTTTCATCCCGACTCTTAAATCTGGAGATAGCAGAGGGGGCCAGGGGACATCCTTGGAAGGTACCACCTCTTCAGCACCTTCTCAGCCCGCTGTCCCACCACCTGAGCAAGACTTCGAACCAGTATCATTCCACAAGATAGTGGCAGGAAGTGTTGCCCTTTTCCTGTCAGTTGCCATGATCCTCCTGGTAATTTATGTCTCATGGAAGCGCTACCCAAGCAGTGTAAAGCAGCTGCAGGAAAACTCGGCTGCAGCTCGCAAACGTCGGAAAAAGTCACGGGAGACAGAGCGCACACTCAGCACACCATTGCAGGAGTACTATGTGGACTACAAGCCTAATAACACAGAGGGCACAGATGTGCTAGTCAATGGTACTGGGCCATGCACCTACACCATCTCTGGCTCCAGAGAATGTGAG
- the LOC137028822 gene encoding leucine-rich repeat transmembrane neuronal protein 4 isoform X3: MGFAMRHRWFMVPLLMQAWLSATPCFGERPCPRSCRCDGKIVYCESSAFRDVPKNLSGGCQGLSLRYNSLASLKAGQFVGLNQLIWLYLDHNYIANVDARAFQGIRRLKELILSSNKITLLHNTTFHLVPNLRNLDLSYNKLQALQPGQFQGLRKLLSLHMRSNSLKNLPSRLFQDCRNLEFLDLGYNRLRSITRNSMSGLLKLTELHIEHNQFSKINFFNFPRFYNLRALYLQWNRIRTMSEGLTWTWTSLQKLDLSGNDLQEIDAEVYRAMPNLQTLNLDSNKLVNVSQEAVDAWTSLTAISLAGNMWDCGPVVCPLVAWLRTFRGNKEINMICASPKEVQGEKVMDAVDANRVCMIPPATPSTVIAPSTPFVAFAQPPASSFIPTLKSGDSRGGQGTSLEGTTSSAPSQPAVPPPEQDFEPVSFHKIVAGSVALFLSVAMILLVIYVSWKRYPSSVKQLQENSAAARKRRKKSRETERTLSTPLQEYYVDYKPNNTEGTDVLVNGTGPCTYTISGSRECESLA, from the exons ATGG GCTTTGCCATGAGGCACCGCTGGTTCATGGTGCCACTGCTAATGCAGGCATGGCTCTCTGCCACCCCTTGCTTTGGTGAGCGACCTTGCCCTCGGAGCTGCCGATGTGATGGAAAGATTGTATACTGTGAGTCTAGTGCATTCCGTGATGTTCCCAAGAACCTCTCTGGTGGCTGTCAAGGCCTGTCCCTGCGGTATAACAGCTTGGCAAGCCTAAAGGCTGGACAATTTGTTGGCCTCAACCAGCTCATTTGGCTGTACCTGGACCACAACTACATTGCCAATGTGGATGCACGTGCTTTTCAAGGGATACGGAGGCTCAAAGAGCTAATATTGAGCTCCAACAAGATAACACTTCTTCATAACACCACATTTCACCTGGTACCAAACTTGAGAAACCTGGACCTTTCTTATAACAAGCTACAAGCTCTGCAGCCAGGGCAGTTCCAGGGACTGCGTAAGCTACTCAGTTTGCACATGCGCTCCAACTCCCTTAAGAATCTCCCCTCTCGTCTTTTTCAGGACTGCCGTAATCTTGAGTTCCTTGACCTTGGCTACAACCGTCTGCGCAGCATTACTCGCAATTCAATGTCTGGCCTGCTGAAGCTAACTGAGCTGCATATTGAGCATAACCAGTTCTCCAAAATCAACTTTTTCAACTTCCCACGCTTCTATAATTTGCGTGCTCTTTACCTACAGTGGAACCGCATTAGAACCATGAGTGAAGGCCTTACGTGGACCTGGACATCACTGCAGAAGCTAGACCTTTCAGGAAATGACCTGCAGGAGATAGATGCAGAAGTGTACCGGGCCATGCCGAATCTGCAGACACTTAACCTGGATTCAAACAAGCTTGTCAATGTGTCTCAAGAAGCTGTGGATGCTTGGACCTCTCTGACTGCAATTAGTCTGGCAGGAAACATGTGGGACTGTGGGCCAGTTGTGTGTCCACTAGTGGCCTGGCTGAGAACCTTCCGTGGAAACAAAGAGATTAATATGATTTGTGCATCTCCCAAAGAAGTTCAGGGGGAAAAGGTTATGGATGCAGTTGATGCCAATAGAGTTTGCATGATTCCCCCTGCTACGCCATCAACCGTAATTGCACCCTCTACCCCTTTTGTCGCCTTTGCACAGCCCCCAGCCAGCTCTTTCATCCCGACTCTTAAATCTGGAGATAGCAGAGGGGGCCAGGGGACATCCTTGGAAGGTACCACCTCTTCAGCACCTTCTCAGCCCGCTGTCCCACCACCTGAGCAAGACTTCGAACCAGTATCATTCCACAAGATAGTGGCAGGAAGTGTTGCCCTTTTCCTGTCAGTTGCCATGATCCTCCTGGTAATTTATGTCTCATGGAAGCGCTACCCAAGCAGTGTAAAGCAGCTGCAGGAAAACTCGGCTGCAGCTCGCAAACGTCGGAAAAAGTCACGGGAGACAGAGCGCACACTCAGCACACCATTGCAGGAGTACTATGTGGACTACAAGCCTAATAACACAGAGGGCACAGATGTGCTAGTCAATGGTACTGGGCCATGCACCTACACCATCTCTGGCTCCAGAGAATGTGAG